Proteins encoded within one genomic window of Salipaludibacillus agaradhaerens:
- a CDS encoding nucleotide pyrophosphohydrolase, producing the protein MAEKSIADMQQEVDAYISQFKEGYFSPLAMMARLTEEMGELAREINHFYGEKPKKHSEEEKSMEQEMGDVLFVMICMANSLDIDLEEAFRLVMSKFQKRDKDRWTKIEESEETT; encoded by the coding sequence ATGGCAGAAAAATCTATTGCCGACATGCAACAAGAGGTTGATGCTTACATATCGCAATTTAAAGAAGGCTATTTTTCGCCGTTGGCTATGATGGCGAGACTAACAGAAGAAATGGGAGAATTAGCAAGGGAAATAAACCATTTCTACGGAGAAAAACCGAAGAAACATTCCGAAGAAGAAAAGTCAATGGAACAGGAAATGGGAGATGTATTATTTGTTATGATTTGCATGGCAAATTCTTTAGACATTGATCTTGAAGAAGCTTTCCGCCTCGTGATGAGTAAATTTCAAAAAAGGGATAAGGATCGCTGGACAAAAATTGAGGAATCGGAGGAAACGACATGA
- a CDS encoding YitT family protein: MIAKIQFKNIFFILLGTAIMSFGLVYFNMENNLADGGFTGITLILYFILNIDPAYSNIVLNIPLFILGWKVLGRNAFIYTLIGTVAVSVFLWLFQRYKWFALPLDDDLTLAALFAGVFIGTGLGVVFRFGGTTGGVDIIAKLGFKYFGWSMGRTMFIFDALVITSSLFYLNYREAMYTLLAVFVSAKVIDFMQQGAYSGKAAMIISDHASDISSTIMREMDRGATILKGKGTFTGHDRDVLYCVVGRNEMVRLKNLIAKVDPHAFVTLTDVQDVLGEGFTLDENKKPFDL; the protein is encoded by the coding sequence ATGATTGCAAAAATTCAATTTAAAAATATCTTTTTTATTTTATTAGGGACTGCGATTATGTCTTTTGGACTCGTTTATTTTAATATGGAAAATAATTTAGCAGACGGAGGCTTTACTGGTATTACGCTTATTTTATATTTTATTTTAAATATTGATCCCGCTTACTCAAATATTGTCTTAAATATACCACTGTTCATCTTAGGGTGGAAAGTTTTAGGGAGGAACGCATTTATTTACACGTTGATTGGCACTGTTGCCGTCTCCGTGTTTTTATGGCTTTTTCAGCGCTATAAGTGGTTTGCTCTCCCTTTGGATGATGACTTGACACTCGCTGCCCTTTTTGCTGGGGTATTTATCGGTACAGGGCTAGGTGTCGTCTTTAGGTTCGGTGGGACGACGGGCGGTGTGGATATCATTGCTAAGCTCGGTTTTAAGTACTTTGGCTGGAGCATGGGACGAACAATGTTTATCTTTGATGCGTTGGTCATTACTTCGTCTTTATTTTATTTAAATTATAGAGAAGCTATGTATACGTTACTCGCTGTGTTCGTATCTGCTAAAGTCATCGATTTCATGCAGCAAGGTGCATATTCAGGAAAAGCTGCCATGATTATTTCGGACCACGCCTCTGATATCTCCTCTACCATTATGCGTGAAATGGACAGAGGTGCCACCATTCTTAAGGGGAAGGGAACTTTTACAGGACATGATCGAGACGTTTTATATTGTGTTGTGGGCAGGAATGAAATGGTTCGTCTTAAAAATCTTATTGCAAAGGTGGATCCTCATGCCTTTGTAACGTTAACAGATGTACAAGACGTATTAGGTGAGGGCTTTACTCTTGACGAAAATAAAAAGCCTTTTGATTTATAA
- a CDS encoding zinc metallopeptidase, translated as MFGSLGGYLIYIAILMIIPLWAQSRVKNTYRKYSQVASSSRMSGAEVAKQILNDNGLYDVNVEPIKGRLTDHYDPRKKVVRLSEHNYYGHSVAGAAVAAHEVGHALQDAEGYSFLKFRSALVPVASFGSNISIFLILGGMLLTITELFLAGIVLMSFAVLFQLVTLPVEFNASSRAMDQVVSLGVIRNDEERETKKVLDAAALTYVAAALVAVAELVRFILMYVMMNRD; from the coding sequence ATGTTTGGATCTTTAGGCGGATACCTAATATATATTGCCATTTTAATGATTATCCCATTATGGGCCCAGTCCCGAGTTAAAAATACGTATCGTAAATATTCACAAGTAGCTTCATCATCTCGTATGAGTGGTGCCGAAGTTGCAAAGCAAATCTTAAATGATAATGGTCTTTATGATGTAAATGTTGAACCTATCAAAGGTCGATTAACGGACCACTATGATCCCAGGAAAAAAGTAGTCAGACTATCAGAGCATAACTATTACGGCCATTCTGTTGCTGGTGCAGCAGTTGCTGCCCATGAAGTAGGGCATGCTCTTCAAGATGCAGAAGGATATAGTTTCTTGAAATTTCGATCTGCTTTAGTCCCGGTTGCAAGCTTCGGATCAAACATTTCTATTTTTTTAATATTAGGCGGGATGCTTTTAACAATAACTGAATTGTTCCTTGCGGGGATTGTTCTCATGTCTTTTGCTGTATTATTCCAACTCGTGACCTTACCTGTGGAATTTAATGCGTCAAGCAGAGCGATGGATCAAGTAGTGTCTCTTGGGGTTATCCGTAATGATGAAGAGCGAGAAACAAAGAAAGTGTTGGATGCTGCAGCGTTAACTTATGTAGCTGCGGCGTTAGTGGCTGTAGCCGAGTTAGTTCGTTTTATTTTAATGTATGTCATGATGAATAGAGATTAA
- a CDS encoding sporulation protein YpjB: MTMDWMKKISILCVLIILCLDFTVGASEDHNWVQLNRSTDTILKYVKDYHYEEALELLEKFSDDFLQLERDENDLTMTQLQVITETYEDAVEAVKRTSLPHEKRVQQVYKLRLLTDVFLNNHEPLWKQTEPLFQNELSKMLEDISNESFPEETNITRLIAYYKTVEPAWHVSLSDSQFQRLHSQVVFLKKMSEGTPSKTEWERHIELLQQSFTEVFEGNNVEEDTDPSLYWFIITVSSAIFSGLTYAGWKKYVGHKDRKKHMSNRKSERG, from the coding sequence ATGACGATGGATTGGATGAAAAAAATAAGCATACTATGCGTATTAATAATTCTCTGTCTCGATTTCACTGTCGGAGCAAGTGAAGATCACAATTGGGTTCAGTTAAATCGGTCAACTGATACGATTTTAAAATATGTCAAAGATTATCATTACGAGGAAGCTTTAGAACTTCTTGAAAAATTTTCTGATGATTTTCTTCAATTGGAACGTGATGAAAATGACTTAACGATGACTCAATTACAAGTGATCACAGAAACATATGAAGATGCTGTTGAAGCAGTTAAGAGGACATCACTACCACACGAGAAAAGGGTCCAACAAGTATATAAATTACGTTTACTTACAGATGTCTTTTTGAATAACCATGAACCATTGTGGAAACAAACGGAGCCTCTATTTCAGAACGAGCTGTCAAAAATGTTGGAAGACATATCTAACGAATCATTTCCTGAAGAGACGAATATTACTCGCTTAATCGCTTATTATAAAACCGTTGAACCAGCATGGCATGTGAGTTTGTCTGATTCGCAATTTCAACGCTTGCATTCCCAAGTGGTATTTCTGAAAAAGATGTCAGAAGGTACGCCATCAAAAACGGAGTGGGAAAGACATATTGAGCTTCTACAGCAATCATTTACAGAAGTATTCGAGGGTAATAATGTTGAAGAAGATACTGATCCATCTCTTTACTGGTTTATTATCACAGTGAGTAGTGCCATTTTTAGCGGTCTCACATATGCCGGTTGGAAAAAGTATGTAGGGCATAAGGACCGAAAGAAACACATGTCTAATCGGAAAAGTGAAAGAGGGTAA
- the lhaT gene encoding lipoprotein heptaprenylglyceryl N-acetyltransferase LhaT, whose product MIYLHTILRQRWFIALLLIINIAGTIYGYMWYDNQLATTPIHFMIFVPDSPTASLFFCFVLAAFLFGRNLPLFEALAAVTLLKYGIWAVVMILAAAAAGTPIGILNYMLIVSHLGMAIQGLLYTPYYRIKGWHLIVVAVWTLHNDVIDYVYGMHPWVASSIQPYIQEIGYFTFWLSISCLLVVYWLNKLYNDYTIEGFSNR is encoded by the coding sequence ATGATATACTTACATACAATTTTACGTCAACGTTGGTTTATTGCTTTATTACTTATAATAAATATAGCCGGAACTATATATGGATATATGTGGTATGACAATCAGCTTGCAACAACGCCAATTCACTTTATGATATTTGTGCCAGATAGCCCGACGGCTAGTTTATTTTTCTGTTTTGTATTAGCTGCCTTTTTGTTCGGGAGAAATTTACCACTGTTTGAAGCACTTGCCGCTGTCACCTTACTTAAATACGGCATTTGGGCTGTCGTCATGATATTAGCGGCAGCAGCAGCAGGAACACCAATTGGCATACTTAATTATATGTTGATCGTGTCTCACTTGGGGATGGCTATACAAGGATTATTATATACTCCTTATTACAGGATTAAAGGCTGGCATTTGATTGTCGTGGCTGTTTGGACACTTCACAATGATGTGATTGATTATGTCTATGGGATGCATCCGTGGGTTGCGTCATCCATTCAGCCTTATATCCAAGAGATTGGTTACTTTACATTTTGGTTGAGCATTAGTTGTCTTTTAGTTGTATACTGGTTAAATAAATTATATAACGACTATACAATTGAAGGGTTTTCAAACAGATAA
- a CDS encoding menaquinol-cytochrome c reductase cytochrome b/c subunit: MHRGKGMKFVGDSRVPAERKPNIPKDYSEYPGKTEAFWPNFLLREWMVGAVFLVGFLVLTVAHPAPLERMADPTDSGYIPLPDWYFLFLYQLLKYEFAAGQYTVIGAVVIPGLAFGALLLAPWLDTSKERRPLKRPIASSLMLLAVASIIFLTWESVDDHDWEAAAQQGEIVEDIEVDESAAGYEIYQSQDSCIGCHGGDMLGGAAGPNIFESDYETEDVMEIIQNGIGDMPADQFDGTDEELEILAAFIANDGQDPENGNGASEEDEEAGND; encoded by the coding sequence ATGCATCGCGGGAAAGGGATGAAGTTTGTTGGTGACTCACGTGTCCCAGCAGAACGGAAACCGAATATACCGAAGGATTATTCAGAATACCCAGGGAAAACAGAAGCCTTCTGGCCGAATTTTTTACTTCGTGAGTGGATGGTTGGTGCTGTTTTTCTCGTTGGATTTTTAGTTCTTACTGTTGCTCATCCGGCACCGTTAGAACGAATGGCGGATCCCACTGATTCTGGTTACATACCGTTGCCAGACTGGTATTTTCTATTTTTATACCAGTTACTGAAGTATGAATTTGCAGCTGGTCAGTACACCGTTATTGGGGCAGTCGTTATTCCAGGATTAGCTTTTGGGGCATTGCTATTAGCTCCTTGGCTCGATACTAGTAAAGAACGACGGCCGCTCAAACGCCCGATTGCTAGTAGTTTAATGTTACTGGCTGTGGCTTCGATTATTTTCCTTACGTGGGAATCTGTTGACGACCATGACTGGGAAGCAGCAGCCCAGCAAGGAGAAATAGTAGAAGACATTGAAGTTGACGAATCCGCTGCAGGATACGAGATTTATCAATCACAAGATTCCTGTATCGGTTGTCACGGTGGAGACATGTTAGGTGGTGCTGCAGGACCAAACATATTTGAGAGTGATTATGAAACAGAAGACGTGATGGAGATCATTCAAAATGGTATTGGTGATATGCCTGCAGATCAATTTGATGGGACCGATGAAGAGCTTGAGATATTAGCGGCCTTCATTGCTAATGACGGACAGGATCCGGAGAACGGAAACGGTGCCAGCGAGGAAGACGAAGAAGCAGGAAACGACTAA
- the qcrB gene encoding menaquinol-cytochrome c reductase cytochrome b subunit codes for MLQKIYDWVDERLDITPMWRDIADHEVPEHVNPAHHFSAFVYCFGGLTFFVVVIQILSGMFLTMYYVPDIIHAYESVYYLQNEVTHGMIVRGMHHWGASLVIVMMFLHTLRVFFTGSYKKPRELNWVVGVLLFFVILGLGFTGYLLPWDMKAYFATVVGLEIAESAPIIGGFARTLLAGGEIIGAQTLTRFFAIHVFFLPGALLGLLGAHFYMIRKQGISGPL; via the coding sequence ATGCTGCAAAAAATATATGATTGGGTAGACGAGCGGTTAGATATCACACCGATGTGGCGTGATATTGCGGATCATGAAGTGCCAGAGCACGTCAATCCGGCTCATCATTTCTCAGCTTTTGTTTATTGTTTTGGCGGTCTAACTTTTTTCGTTGTCGTCATTCAAATACTGTCCGGTATGTTCTTAACAATGTACTATGTTCCGGATATCATTCATGCATATGAATCTGTTTACTATCTTCAAAATGAAGTGACTCACGGGATGATCGTTCGAGGAATGCATCATTGGGGAGCAAGTCTTGTCATTGTCATGATGTTTCTTCATACATTGAGGGTTTTCTTTACCGGTTCATATAAAAAACCTCGTGAATTAAACTGGGTCGTTGGTGTCTTGCTCTTTTTTGTTATATTAGGACTTGGCTTTACAGGCTACCTACTTCCTTGGGATATGAAAGCTTATTTTGCTACTGTTGTAGGCTTGGAAATTGCAGAAAGTGCACCGATAATTGGTGGTTTTGCAAGAACATTGTTAGCCGGTGGTGAGATTATCGGAGCGCAAACATTAACACGATTCTTTGCAATTCACGTATTCTTCCTACCTGGTGCGTTATTAGGATTATTGGGGGCCCACTTTTACATGATTCGTAAGCAAGGAATTTCTGGACCGCTGTAA
- a CDS encoding QcrA and Rieske domain-containing protein, whose translation MSDEKKHRVSRRQFLTYTLTGVGGFMAAGMISPMVRMALDPALGATGESDFVSVGITEDQLTDEPQLVNFQVEVDDAWYQSEQAQTAWIYKDGDEIIALSPTCTHLGCTVNWDANENYPEQFYCPCHDGRFERDGTNIPGTPPTRPLDIYEVEVRDGAIYLGQIIQRNA comes from the coding sequence GTGAGTGACGAGAAAAAACACCGGGTGTCTAGACGTCAATTTTTAACTTATACTTTAACAGGTGTAGGCGGTTTCATGGCGGCGGGTATGATAAGCCCTATGGTCAGAATGGCGTTGGACCCTGCGTTAGGGGCAACCGGAGAATCAGATTTTGTATCGGTCGGTATTACTGAAGATCAACTGACTGATGAGCCTCAGCTTGTGAACTTTCAAGTCGAAGTTGACGATGCGTGGTACCAATCAGAACAAGCCCAAACTGCATGGATTTATAAAGATGGCGATGAGATTATTGCATTATCACCTACCTGTACTCATTTAGGCTGTACAGTTAACTGGGATGCCAACGAAAATTACCCAGAGCAGTTTTATTGTCCATGTCATGACGGACGATTTGAGAGAGACGGGACAAACATTCCAGGTACGCCACCGACGCGACCGTTGGACATCTATGAAGTGGAAGTCCGTGACGGAGCGATTTATCTTGGACAAATCATTCAGCGTAATGCTTAA
- a CDS encoding YpiF family protein → MKWRAENFLMYEQAKEYVDTALIPLIPLKWGEEEKQTIIKGEYTSYLAEYLETQFTGRVFLMPSFTYLTIEQTEDKLKRLKQWDKHLVDNGFKHIIYITADITWRTIAPQLPDELIWTPVSTVESMDKTQFRATIEQQAKELMPIFTTKWQEEPKSRGE, encoded by the coding sequence ATGAAATGGCGAGCAGAAAATTTTCTTATGTATGAGCAGGCTAAGGAGTATGTGGATACTGCCTTAATACCGCTTATCCCATTAAAGTGGGGGGAAGAAGAGAAACAAACAATCATAAAAGGGGAATACACGTCTTACTTAGCAGAATATCTAGAAACTCAGTTTACGGGTAGAGTGTTTTTAATGCCCTCCTTCACTTATTTAACAATTGAGCAGACTGAAGATAAGTTGAAAAGGTTAAAGCAGTGGGATAAGCATCTTGTTGATAATGGGTTTAAACATATCATTTACATAACGGCTGATATTACTTGGCGAACCATAGCCCCACAGCTTCCAGATGAGTTAATATGGACACCAGTTTCTACGGTGGAATCAATGGATAAAACGCAATTTCGAGCGACAATAGAGCAGCAGGCAAAAGAGCTAATGCCCATTTTTACGACAAAGTGGCAAGAGGAACCAAAATCTAGAGGAGAATAG